In Streptomyces sp. NBC_01717, one DNA window encodes the following:
- a CDS encoding amidohydrolase yields the protein MSRESDPEPPEDAALPGTLPEPLRAELIAFRRDLHMHPELGNQEFRTTAAIKARLEKAGLEPRVLSTGTGLICDVGTSAGARSSDEGDDRQAGDPRPMLALRADIDALPIPDTKTGVPYRSTVPDRAHACGHDIHTTIVLGAGLVLAELDRQGLLPHPVRLIFQPAEEVLPGGAADAIEAGVLEGVGRIIGVHCDPRVDVGRIGLRAGPITSACDRLEVTLDGPGGHTARPHLTTDLVTAAAKVATEVPALLARRVDARWGLAVTWGRLVAGHTCNVIPQHAELSGTVRCLDLAAWREAPDLVHAAIDEVAGMHRAKSVINYVRGVPPVVNDSGTTELLAAAMAGRRGSYAIEDTEQSLGGEDFSWYLEHVPGAMARLGVRTPGDTRRLDLHRGDFDADEEAITVGVELFTAAALLDGNRS from the coding sequence TGCACATGCACCCCGAGCTCGGCAACCAGGAGTTCCGTACCACCGCGGCCATCAAGGCCCGGCTGGAGAAGGCCGGGCTCGAACCCCGGGTGCTCTCCACCGGGACCGGGCTGATCTGCGACGTGGGCACATCGGCAGGGGCGCGCAGCTCGGACGAGGGCGATGACCGGCAGGCGGGCGACCCGCGGCCCATGCTCGCCCTGCGCGCGGACATCGACGCCCTGCCCATCCCGGACACCAAGACCGGCGTCCCCTACCGGTCCACCGTCCCCGACCGGGCGCATGCCTGTGGGCACGACATCCACACCACCATCGTGCTCGGCGCCGGGCTCGTCCTCGCCGAGCTCGACCGGCAGGGGCTGCTGCCGCACCCCGTTCGGCTGATCTTCCAGCCGGCCGAGGAGGTGCTGCCCGGCGGGGCGGCCGATGCGATCGAGGCCGGGGTGCTGGAAGGCGTCGGGCGGATCATCGGGGTGCACTGCGACCCGAGGGTCGATGTGGGGAGGATCGGGCTGCGGGCCGGGCCGATCACCTCGGCCTGCGACCGGCTCGAGGTCACCCTGGACGGACCCGGCGGCCACACCGCCCGTCCGCATCTGACCACCGACCTGGTCACCGCCGCCGCGAAGGTGGCCACCGAGGTGCCCGCCCTGCTCGCCCGCCGGGTCGACGCCCGCTGGGGGCTCGCGGTCACCTGGGGGCGGCTGGTGGCCGGGCACACGTGCAACGTGATCCCGCAGCACGCCGAACTGTCCGGGACGGTCCGCTGCCTGGACCTGGCGGCGTGGCGGGAGGCGCCGGATCTGGTCCATGCCGCCATCGACGAGGTGGCCGGAATGCATCGGGCCAAGTCTGTGATCAACTACGTCCGGGGGGTTCCGCCGGTCGTGAACGACTCGGGGACGACCGAGCTGCTGGCCGCCGCCATGGCCGGGCGCCGCGGATCGTATGCGATCGAGGACACCGAGCAGAGCCTCGGCGGGGAGGACTTCTCCTGGTATCTGGAGCACGTTCCGGGGGCCATGGCGCGGCTCGGAGTGCGTACGCCCGGAGACACCCGGCGCCTTGACCTGCACCGTGGAGACTTCGATGCGGACGAGGAGGCGATCACTGTTGGCGTGGAGCTGTTCACCGCCGCGGCTTTGCTCGACGGCAACCGTTCGTAA